From the Lolium rigidum isolate FL_2022 chromosome 2, APGP_CSIRO_Lrig_0.1, whole genome shotgun sequence genome, one window contains:
- the LOC124690827 gene encoding agglutinin isolectin 1-like, whose translation MAMNMKALALCMLVLAIAAVTALGFSSNENAVPGNAQCGGRRKCGGGLCCSRFGYCGLGGDYCGAGCQNGPCYRIANVDENDVPSNAQCGGRRRCGGGLCCSRFGYCGLGGDYCGAGCQNGPCYRTANYDENALPANAQCGGRKKCGGGLCCSKYGYCGRGRDYCGVGCQSGPCSKAADVLSDEMM comes from the coding sequence ATGGCCATGAACATGAAGGCCCTCGCACTATGCATGTTGGTCCTTGCCATTGCTGCAGTGACCGCCCTCGGCTTCAGTAGCAATGAAAATGCTGTGCCCGGCAACGCGCAATGTGGAGGCAGAAGGAAGTGCGGCGGTGGCCTCTGTTGCAGCAGGTTCGGGTACTGCGGCCTCGGCGGCGACTACTGTGGCGCCGGGTGCCAGAACGGCCCGTGCTATAGAATAGCCAACGTCGATGAGAATGATGTGCCCAGCAACGCGCAGTGCGGAGGCAGAAGGAGGTGTGGCGGTGGCTTGTGCTGCAGCAGGTTCGGGTACTGCGGCCTCGGCGGCGACTACTGTGGTGCCGGGTGCCAGAACGGGCCGTGCTATAGAACAGCCAACTACGATGAAAATGCCCTCCCCGCCAACGCGCAGTGCGGAGGAAGAAAGAAGTGTGGTGGCGGCCTCTGTTGCAGCAAGTACGGGTACTGCGGCCGCGGCCGTGACTACTGTGGTGTCGGGTGCCAGAGCGGCCCGTGCAGCAAAGCGGCCGACGTCCTCTCCGATGAAATGATGTAG
- the LOC124690828 gene encoding agglutinin isolectin 1-like, which produces MAMNMKALALCMLVLAIAAVTALGFSSDENAVPGNAQCGGRRKCGGGLCCSRFGYCGLGGDYCGAGCQNGPCYRIANVDENDVPSNAQCGGRRRCGGGLCCSRYGFFGLGGHYCDAGCQNGPCYRTANYDENALPANAQCGGRKKCGGGLCCSKYGYCGRGRDYCGVGCQSGPCSKAADVLSDEMM; this is translated from the coding sequence ATGGCCATGAACATGAAGGCCCTCGCACTATGCATGTTGGTCCTTGCCATTGCTGCAGTGACCGCCCTCGGCTTCAGTAGCGATGAAAATGCTGTGCCCGGGAACGCGCAATGTGGAGGCAGAAGGAAGTGCGGTGGTGGCCTCTGTTGCAGCAGGTTCGGGTACTGCGGCCTCGGTGGCGACTACTGTGGTGCCGGGTGCCAGAACGGCCCGTGCTATAGAATAGCCAACGTTGATGAGAATGATGTGCCCAGCAACGCGCAGTGCGGAGGCAGAAGGAGGTGTGGCGGTGGCTTATGCTGCAGCAGGTATGGGTTCTTTGGACTCGGCGGCCACTACTGTGATGCCGGGTGCCAGAACGGGCCGTGCTATAGAACAGCCAACTACGATGAAAATGCCCTCCCCGCCAACGCGCAGTGCGGAGGAAGAAAGAAGTGTGGTGGCGGCCTCTGCTGCAGCAAGTACGGGTACTGCGGCCGCGGCCGTGACTACTGTGGTGTCGGGTGCCAGAGCGGCCCGTGCAGCAAAGCGGCCGACGTCCTCTCCGATGAAATGATGTAG